The following are encoded together in the Desulfuribacillus alkaliarsenatis genome:
- a CDS encoding AzlD domain-containing protein, whose translation METYSTLVWVILGMAVVTYVPRMIPMVYLSDREIPSWLNEWLGYIPVTVLAALLFPILFMENGSLSILQNPYLLAALPTFIVGFWTKNIFITVLVGMASVVAIRFFI comes from the coding sequence ATGGAAACCTACAGCACGTTAGTATGGGTGATATTAGGAATGGCTGTTGTAACCTATGTACCAAGGATGATACCGATGGTATATTTATCTGATCGTGAAATTCCGAGCTGGCTAAATGAATGGTTAGGTTATATTCCAGTAACAGTTTTAGCAGCTCTATTATTTCCAATATTATTTATGGAAAATGGCAGTTTATCAATACTTCAAAATCCTTATTTGTTAGCAGCCCTTCCTACATTTATTGTAGGTTTTTGGACAAAGAATATTTTTATTACTGTATTGGTTGGCATGGCAAGCGTAGTTGCAATTAGATTTTTTATATAA